From a region of the Candidatus Sulfotelmatobacter sp. genome:
- a CDS encoding cbb3-type cytochrome c oxidase subunit I, which yields MRVTTSPRAGSTDALALSKAEGDLVALSHVYTATLVLGLGALFGLLQGFTRANWIVMPAWFDYYRMLTAHGVLMALVFTTFFITGLFTYCVYHAIPRVRSTLVNRIGYVVMLIGTVMATITILSGNASVLYTFYAPLKASPFFYLGATLLVAGTWFVAYDVFENVVWFKRHHPGERVPLPAFMAATTMAMWVIATLGVVAEMLILLPWSLGWTPGVDVELTRMLFWYFGHPLVYFWIMAAYTIWYAVVPTTYKGTIFSDALTRLAFILLLLLSTPVGLHHQYLDPGISAGWKFLHTVLTFGVVVPSFMTAFAIFASFERAARNAGVRGFIATVRWLPWRDPVFAGPAFGMILFIFGGFGGIVNNSYSMDVLVHNTMWIVGHFHITVGGPAALTFIGASYRLVPQLTGRRLFAPKLALTSIYTWFVGMAVMSLSMHWAGLLGAPRRTSDVSYLGAQAAQLWHPEMVGAAVGGALVALGVLFFVIVATGTFLTDPVRDEHQPELSFAPADPHAGPTPALFDQTGRWALLALLVAVISYAGPLAQQLGAHAYLAPGMRTW from the coding sequence ATGAGGGTCACGACCTCCCCGCGCGCCGGGTCGACCGATGCGCTCGCGCTCTCCAAGGCCGAGGGCGATCTGGTCGCGCTCAGCCACGTCTACACCGCGACGCTGGTACTCGGCCTGGGCGCGCTGTTCGGCCTGCTGCAGGGCTTCACGCGCGCGAACTGGATCGTCATGCCGGCCTGGTTCGACTACTACCGGATGCTGACCGCGCACGGCGTGCTGATGGCGCTGGTCTTCACGACGTTCTTCATCACCGGCTTGTTCACGTACTGCGTCTACCACGCGATCCCGCGGGTGCGCTCGACGCTGGTCAACCGGATCGGCTACGTCGTCATGCTGATCGGCACCGTGATGGCGACGATCACGATCCTGAGCGGGAACGCGAGCGTCCTCTACACGTTCTACGCGCCGCTCAAGGCCAGCCCGTTCTTCTATCTGGGCGCGACGCTGCTGGTGGCCGGGACCTGGTTCGTCGCCTACGACGTGTTCGAGAACGTGGTGTGGTTCAAGCGGCACCATCCCGGCGAGCGCGTCCCGCTGCCCGCGTTCATGGCGGCGACCACCATGGCGATGTGGGTGATCGCGACCCTGGGCGTCGTCGCGGAGATGCTGATCCTCTTGCCGTGGTCGCTCGGCTGGACGCCGGGCGTCGACGTCGAGCTGACCCGCATGCTGTTCTGGTACTTCGGCCACCCGCTGGTCTACTTCTGGATCATGGCGGCGTACACGATCTGGTACGCCGTCGTCCCGACGACCTACAAAGGCACCATCTTCAGCGACGCGCTGACGCGGCTGGCGTTCATCCTGCTGCTGCTGCTCTCGACGCCGGTCGGGCTGCACCACCAGTACCTCGACCCCGGCATCTCGGCGGGCTGGAAGTTTCTGCACACCGTGCTGACCTTCGGCGTCGTCGTGCCCTCGTTCATGACCGCGTTCGCGATCTTCGCCTCGTTCGAGCGCGCGGCGCGGAACGCGGGCGTGCGCGGCTTCATCGCCACCGTGCGGTGGCTGCCGTGGCGGGATCCGGTCTTCGCCGGCCCGGCGTTCGGGATGATCCTGTTCATCTTCGGCGGCTTCGGCGGCATCGTGAACAACTCGTACTCGATGGACGTGCTGGTGCACAACACGATGTGGATCGTCGGTCACTTCCACATCACGGTGGGCGGACCGGCCGCGCTGACGTTCATCGGCGCGTCGTACCGGCTCGTTCCGCAGCTGACCGGGCGGCGTCTGTTCGCGCCGAAGCTGGCGCTCACGTCGATCTACACCTGGTTCGTCGGGATGGCGGTCATGTCGCTCTCGATGCACTGGGCCGGGCTGCTGGGCGCGCCGCGGCGCACGTCCGACGTCTCGTACCTGGGCGCGCAGGCCGCGCAGCTCTGGCACCCCGAGATGGTCGGCGCGGCCGTGGGCGGCGCGCTGGTCGCACTGGGCGTGCTGTTCTTCGTGATCGTCGCGACCGGGACGTTCCTCACCGATCCGGTCCGCGACGAGCACCAGCCGGAGCTCTCGTTCGCGCCGGCCGATCCGCACGCCGGCCCGACGCCGGCGCTGTTCGACCAGACCGGCCGCTGGGCGCTGCTCGCGCTGCTGGTGGCGGTGATCTCGTACGCCGGACCGCTGGCGCAGCAGCTCGGCGCGCACGCGTACCTCGCGCCGGGCATGCGCACGTGGTAG
- a CDS encoding response regulator transcription factor has product MESARARTVLLVDDEPALVDVLEHYLIEDGFSVLRAADGPTAVALDEQHHPDLLILDINLPGFPGTDVLRRVRATRDVPIIMLTARGEEIDRVVGLELGADDYVAKPFSPREVVARVRTVLRRAERGATSPAAAARTIRRVGGIAIDPVGHEVTVDGKPVMLTPTQFKLLDVLAEHVGQTLTREQLIERVSVDGDVYDRTLDRHVANLRARIEADPTRPRYVITVFGVGYKMIAPA; this is encoded by the coding sequence GTGGAAAGCGCGCGTGCCCGAACCGTGCTGCTCGTCGACGACGAGCCCGCTCTGGTCGACGTCCTCGAGCACTACCTGATCGAGGACGGCTTCAGCGTGCTGCGCGCCGCCGACGGGCCGACCGCCGTCGCGTTGGACGAGCAGCACCACCCCGACCTGTTGATCCTGGACATCAACTTGCCGGGCTTTCCGGGCACCGACGTGCTGCGCCGCGTGCGAGCCACCCGTGACGTGCCGATCATCATGCTGACCGCCCGCGGCGAGGAGATCGACCGCGTCGTCGGTCTGGAGCTCGGGGCCGACGACTACGTCGCCAAACCGTTCAGTCCGCGCGAGGTGGTGGCGCGCGTACGAACCGTCCTGCGCCGCGCGGAGCGCGGGGCAACCTCGCCGGCGGCCGCCGCGCGCACGATTCGCCGCGTCGGCGGGATCGCGATCGACCCGGTCGGCCACGAAGTCACCGTCGACGGCAAACCGGTCATGCTCACGCCGACGCAGTTCAAGCTGCTCGACGTCTTGGCCGAGCACGTCGGCCAGACGCTGACCCGCGAGCAGCTGATCGAGCGGGTCAGCGTCGACGGCGACGTCTACGATCGCACGCTCGACCGCCACGTGGCGAACCTGCGCGCGCGCATCGAGGCCGATCCGACACGTCCGCGCTACGTCATCACCGTCTTCGGGGTGGGCTACAAGATGATCGCACCCGCGTGA
- a CDS encoding cytochrome c oxidase subunit II, with the protein MHVHRLERIWIGMGLAMLVFFIAVIATSAVVDGFVPPSRTQTIDPAKVSSTPPFDHPGLHQIGPGQYEAYYVGHIFSWDPATITVPTGAHVTFYLTSTDVMHGFSIPETGVNASVTPGWVNAVSQTFRKPGTYLVLCNEYCGAGHQLMAAKVIVQ; encoded by the coding sequence ATGCACGTCCACCGCCTCGAGCGCATCTGGATCGGCATGGGCCTAGCGATGCTGGTGTTCTTCATCGCGGTGATCGCGACGTCGGCCGTCGTCGACGGCTTCGTTCCGCCCAGCCGCACGCAAACGATCGACCCGGCCAAGGTCTCCTCGACCCCGCCGTTCGACCACCCGGGTCTGCACCAGATCGGGCCCGGTCAGTACGAGGCCTACTACGTCGGACACATCTTCTCGTGGGACCCGGCGACGATCACCGTCCCGACCGGCGCCCACGTCACCTTCTACCTGACCAGCACCGACGTGATGCACGGCTTCTCGATCCCCGAGACCGGCGTCAACGCGTCGGTCACGCCCGGCTGGGTGAACGCCGTCTCACAGACCTTCCGCAAGCCCGGCACGTACCTGGTGCTCTGCAACGAGTACTGCGGCGCCGGCCATCAGCTCATGGCCGCCAAGGTGATCGTGCAATGA
- a CDS encoding ATP-binding protein: MRDHLRLIVHAAPVAIVVADDAGAIVLVNEQGERLFGYDHEELLGRSVETLVPARLRAAHPALRAGYLGAPIGRPMGAGRDLYGLRRDGTEVPIEIGLNPVETPDGTFVLAAIIDITERKRAQEMRTQRDSALAASKVKSQFVATMSHELRTPLTAIIGSAELLSETNLDARQRVYVETINRSAEALMALISDVLDFSKIEAGALELQVTKLLMQTVVEDAAAVLTPQAHAKGVELQTFIDPRVRVALRGDVGRLRQILLNLIGNAVKFTERGRIVVRAVPLATTAAEMVVRFEVEDTGIGVEPALVERLFEPFVQADASTTRRHGGTGLGLSISRQLATLMGGEIGVESAPGHGSTFWFTARFALEQAAAVASEVERVAQREVRGSVLVAEDNAALREVLEQQFERLGVRVVMVEDGAAAVAAVRDGDVALVFMDCHMPVLDGLAATRAIRAEEAQRGTPRVPIVAMTANAFEDDRLACLAAGMDDYLAKPVRLADLRRVVELWLGRGGVSAATSIP, encoded by the coding sequence ATGCGGGATCATCTGCGGCTGATCGTCCATGCCGCGCCGGTCGCGATCGTCGTCGCCGACGACGCCGGCGCGATCGTGCTCGTCAACGAGCAGGGTGAGCGCCTCTTCGGATACGACCACGAGGAGCTGCTCGGGCGCTCGGTCGAGACGCTGGTGCCGGCCCGGCTTCGCGCCGCCCATCCCGCCCTGCGAGCGGGCTACCTGGGCGCCCCGATCGGCCGGCCGATGGGCGCCGGCCGCGACCTCTACGGGCTGCGGCGCGACGGGACCGAGGTGCCGATCGAGATCGGTCTCAACCCGGTCGAAACGCCCGACGGCACGTTCGTCCTGGCGGCGATCATCGACATCACCGAACGCAAGCGCGCGCAGGAGATGCGCACGCAGCGCGACAGCGCGCTGGCCGCCTCGAAGGTCAAGTCGCAGTTCGTCGCCACCATGAGCCACGAATTGCGCACGCCGCTGACCGCGATCATCGGCAGCGCCGAGCTGCTCTCCGAGACGAACCTGGACGCGCGCCAGCGCGTCTACGTCGAGACGATCAACCGCTCCGCCGAGGCGCTCATGGCGCTGATCAGCGACGTGCTCGACTTCTCGAAGATCGAGGCCGGCGCGCTCGAGCTCCAAGTCACGAAGCTGCTCATGCAGACCGTGGTCGAGGACGCCGCCGCCGTGCTGACGCCGCAGGCGCACGCCAAGGGGGTGGAGCTCCAGACCTTCATCGACCCGCGCGTGCGGGTCGCACTGCGCGGCGATGTCGGGCGCTTGCGCCAGATCCTGCTCAATCTCATCGGCAACGCGGTCAAGTTCACCGAACGCGGCCGGATCGTCGTGCGCGCCGTGCCGCTGGCGACGACCGCCGCCGAGATGGTGGTGCGTTTCGAGGTCGAGGACACGGGGATCGGCGTCGAGCCCGCGCTCGTCGAGCGGCTGTTCGAGCCGTTCGTGCAGGCCGACGCCTCGACGACGCGGCGTCACGGCGGGACGGGACTCGGCCTCTCGATCTCGCGCCAGCTGGCGACGCTGATGGGCGGTGAGATCGGCGTCGAGAGCGCGCCGGGACACGGCTCGACCTTCTGGTTCACCGCGCGCTTCGCGCTCGAGCAGGCCGCGGCCGTGGCGAGCGAGGTCGAACGCGTCGCCCAGCGCGAGGTCCGCGGCAGCGTGCTCGTCGCCGAGGACAACGCCGCGCTGCGCGAGGTGCTCGAGCAGCAATTCGAGCGGCTCGGCGTGCGTGTCGTGATGGTGGAGGACGGCGCCGCCGCCGTCGCGGCGGTGCGCGACGGCGACGTCGCGCTGGTGTTCATGGACTGTCACATGCCGGTCCTCGACGGGCTGGCGGCGACGCGGGCCATCCGCGCGGAGGAAGCGCAGCGCGGGACGCCGCGCGTTCCGATCGTGGCGATGACCGCCAACGCGTTCGAGGACGATCGCTTGGCGTGCCTGGCCGCCGGAATGGACGACTATCTGGCCAAGCCCGTGCGCCTGGCCGATCTGCGCCGCGTCGTCGAGCTGTGGCTGGGCCGCGGCGGGGTCAGCGCCGCCACGTCCATCCCGTGA